In Dehalobacter sp., one genomic interval encodes:
- a CDS encoding DUF5677 domain-containing protein: YRQIFELYLQVRYFTLLDDVTKERSVKKIFVIGFIDFLDKLSKLKDHEQIKAAYEEVSEKLKKCDKEIVEEVSAERKKRIYSWFGLSYAKLAQTVSPPGEDLKNVYQIISSDVHGTWNLALDVYNPSPDHLDFRGYPDKATLYLRAAETVHQVTGRYMFLWNEIAESVGAQKVYFNY; the protein is encoded by the coding sequence TATCGTCAAATTTTCGAGTTGTATCTTCAAGTACGTTATTTTACATTACTCGATGATGTAACCAAAGAAAGGAGTGTAAAAAAGATTTTTGTAATTGGTTTTATTGATTTTCTTGATAAGCTAAGTAAATTGAAAGATCACGAACAAATCAAAGCTGCATATGAAGAAGTTTCTGAAAAACTTAAGAAATGTGACAAGGAAATCGTGGAAGAAGTTTCTGCTGAAAGAAAAAAACGAATATATAGCTGGTTTGGACTTTCATATGCTAAGTTAGCCCAAACCGTTAGCCCTCCAGGAGAAGATTTGAAAAACGTTTATCAAATAATCTCCTCTGATGTTCATGGAACATGGAATCTAGCTCTTGATGTGTATAATCCTAGCCCCGATCATTTGGATTTTCGAGGATATCCTGATAAAGCCACTTTATATTTGAGAGCAGCTGAAACAGTTCATCAAGTCACTGGTCGTTATATGTTTTTATGGAACGAGATCGCAGAATCAGTTGGAGCGCAAAAAGTATATTTCAACTACTGA
- a CDS encoding DUF1801 domain-containing protein, translated as MSSNDTKKSAAGGKSQGFSAEEQAAMRERARELKAEARAGKDRAAGESAVLARIAEMPEPDRSMASRLHAIILAAAPQLSPKTWYGMPAYAIDGKVVCFFQDAHKFNSRYATLGFSDTARLDDGAMWPSTFALTALTPAVEERIAALVKKAVS; from the coding sequence ATGAGCTCAAACGATACCAAAAAGTCCGCCGCTGGCGGTAAATCCCAGGGGTTTTCTGCCGAAGAACAAGCCGCCATGAGGGAACGCGCCCGCGAACTCAAAGCCGAAGCGCGCGCCGGCAAGGACCGGGCTGCCGGTGAAAGCGCCGTTCTCGCCAGGATCGCCGAAATGCCGGAACCGGACCGCAGCATGGCCTCGCGCCTGCATGCCATCATCCTGGCCGCCGCGCCGCAGCTTTCGCCCAAGACCTGGTACGGCATGCCCGCCTACGCCATAGACGGCAAAGTCGTCTGCTTCTTCCAGGACGCGCACAAGTTCAACTCCCGCTACGCCACCCTCGGTTTCAGCGACACCGCCCGACTCGACGACGGCGCCATGTGGCCCTCCACTTTCGCGCTCACCGCGTTGACCCCCGCCGTGGAAGAAAGGATCGCCGCCCTCGTGAAGAAGGCCGTGAGCTGA